CTGTCATTTCTTCTGAGGACATGTGGAGATAGTGGTGCCTATCTCTTAGAATTAAGGGAGGCCATGaatgtgcattaaaaaaaattatttattctcttttgttgcccttgttgttttattgttgtagttattattattgctgttcctGATgccaccgttgttggataggacagagcaatggagcggaggggaagacagagagggggagagaaagatagacacctgcagacctgcttcattgcttgtgaagtgactcccctgcaggtggggagccagggacttgaactgggacccttatgccggtccttgcgttttgtgccatgtgtgcttaacccactgtgctacccgcctgactcccgaatgtgtattttttaaagatgcatttattttatCAATAAATCTGGACCTGAGCTAGTGCCTATTGCTTGGAGGAGCCCAACCTGTGCCATCATTGTGAGAAGACTGCTTGCCTGAGTACCTCTGTTCATTCTTTTATAAACTAAatccttttattttccttatatttgatagaacagaggcaAATTGCaaggggtagggggaggtagagagggaaagagaaagagaggcacctgtagcattgctttgtCACCTGTAAAGGTTActgtctgtaggtggggaccgagggcttgaacacaggcccttgattattgtaatgtgtgtgccaaccaagtgcaccaccacctggctccctttgttcactttttaaaaagaatttatttattcacgagaaagataggagagaaagaaagaaccagacatcactctggtacatgtgctgctggggattgaactcaggacctcatggttgagactccaatgctttatgcactgcaccacctcctggaccaccctttgTACATTCTTGAACCATGTTTCCTGGCTCCCCCAGACTCCCAACACCTAGAAACAGAGGTAATCCAGAGTCATGGGCTGTGCTCTGTGTACTTAGCTAAGTAGCTGAGGTTCAGTGGGAGTCTGATTGCCAAGGACATATCTCTGCCCTCCAACTTCTGATATGCATCAAGGCATAACAGGTCTCCAAACACTACTCCTTCACGCCTTCAGTCATCTATTTCCCTAGCAGGAATACTTTACTCAGCGAGGTGGTGGGCGTTAGTTAGCTTAAAATGCCGCTAACATGTCTCCACCCTGGCCTGTttgggggaagagaagatagtaaGGAACTAGTCTTATCACGCTCCTGCTGAGTGCCAGGCACCATGTCCATGTCATCACACCCCCACACTACCTCCAGGAGGTGTTAAAATTTCCTCAAATTCAATGGCCTGACAGCTCTCTATTATGGAAATTGTCAAAAATATCTTCTGATCTCTCACTACCCATCAACCCACTTCAACATTTAATGACTCAAAAACAACTATGTCTTATCTACACCTCTaccctttttcctctctcctgaaTTACTTTGAAGCAAATATGAGACATAATTTTAATTGTAAGCACTTCAGTATGTGTATCTAGATGGTAAAGATAATTATATTACCATATCACATGTACAAAATTAAACAGTTTTCTTAATAAATGATACTGGAACATGCAGATAGTTATTGGAAAgatctttacattttttaaaaattttaagtggtgcacctggttgaatgcacatgttaccatatgcaaggacctgggtttaagcccccactccccacctacaagggggacacTTGATTATTGGTGaaatggggctgcaggtgtctcttttccccctctctttctctccttccctctcagtttctctctcaacaaagaaataaaatattgaaaaaatatgattttatttataaacatggGAGCATTTGACAGAAGACAGAAGgaggcccggctccccccctgcaggggagtcgctccacaggcggtgacgcaggtctgcaggtgtctgtctttctctccccctctctgtcttcccctcctctctccatttctctctgttctatccaacaacgatgacaacaatagtaactacaacaataaaaacaacaagggcaacaaaagggaataaaaaaaaaaagacagagggagaaggaaagaggccaGAGTACCATCATGTACAtgcggtgctggggatcaaaccaggaacctcagacatgctcATTCCATGCTCTACCAATTAAACCACCTCCCCAGTCACTTGACAGATGTCAAAGAAGATCCATACCTCAAAACATACATGAACATACACATCTTAGGAGAAAACTAGTTCTCTGTGTGgagaaagcttaaaaaaaaaaaaggtgggggatagatagcataatggttatgcaaagagactctcatgtctgaggctctaaagtccgaggttcaatcccccacaccaccataaaccagagccaagcagtggtttggtaaaaagaaaagaaaaaacaaaaacagtcaaCTATGCCTCAATACTCAGATGCATGAAAtattggcaatttttttttatatacatgatttttaaaaaaatatttattttatttatttattcccttttgttgcccttgctgttttattgttgtagttattattgttgttgtcgttgttggataggacagagagaaatggagagaggagaggaagacagagaggaggagagaaagatagacacacctgcagacctgcttcaccgcctgtgaagcgactcccctgcaggtggggagccggggttcaaaccgggatccttatgctggtccttgtgctttgcgctacctgcgcttaacccgctgcgctacagcccgactcccaaaatattgGCAAATTTAATCACACaaacagacctttttttttttgcattggatTGAAAAATACAGTAGAGTCAAAAGACAAAGCTGGTGAAAATATTTTCAAGCAATATCATAAAGGACTAATCTTCTTAACATATagagaatgttttttaaaaattgggggaaAAGTGAAAAAACAAGACCTGATTGGAAATTTGGCAAAAGACCTGAACAGAAAGTTCATAAAAAAGATATGCAGATGGTCCTACACATATGAAGGGATGCTCAGTTTTACTCATAATAAGCAGAGATCAAGCCTCACTGAGGGATCACTTTCATGCCTGTAATTGGCAGACAGTCAAAGGCTTCATCACACTGTGGCCAGGCAGCAGGAAGTTGCATCCAGAGCAGGTGGGAGGACTGCAGCCCAAACCCCAAGGAAATATTAACATTTGCCAATAGTTAGCAAAACCAcatatgtatttactttttgATTCCTTAAGACTTGTAGGAACTTACAGGAATGGTCTTTTCCATAGACAGAAAACAGCTGTGGCAAGGTTAGGCATTTACTGCTGTTCCATTTGCAATAAAAAAggaacagcctaaatgcccatagaAACTGGTTGaatgggagccgggctgtagcacagcgggttaagtgcaggtggcgctaagcgcaaggaccggcataaggatcctggttcgagctcccggctccccacctgcaggggagtcgcttcacaggcggtgaagcagatctgcaggtgtctatctgtctctcctcctctctgtcttcccctcctctctccatttctctctctcctatccaataacgatgacatcaactacaacaacaataactacaacaacaataaaaagacaacaagggcaacaaaaagggaagataaataaataaaaattacaaaaaaaaaaaaaatcaccaaaaaaaaaaaaaaaaaaaaaagaaactggttgAATAAGTTGTGGTTTTACAGTTACACAGAAGAGTCAAATATAGTCATTGAAAAGTAATATAGGGAGATTTCCACATAGCAGCTTAGGCATTTCATTAACTAATGAAACAAACAGCAAACCAGagcaattattttatatattagagagatacagagaggcagtaagggggagagagagaaagcgagagagagagagagaaagagagagagagagagagagagagagagagagagagagaaaggaaccacAGTTTGAAAACTTCCTTcattgcagtgggggctgggcttgaacctggctatagtgtatatggcaaagcagcatactccCTAAATGaactcttttttccctccctccctctctcccttccttccttcctccctcccttcctttctttctcctttttttttgcctccagggttatcactggggcttggtgccagcactacggatctattgctcctggaggccgtttttcccattttgttgcccttgttgttgcccttgttgtggttcctattgttattgttgttatagctgttgttgttagataggagagagatggagagaggaggggaagacagagagggagagagatagacacttgcagacctgcttcaacgcttgtgaagcaaccctcctgcaggtggggagctgggagctcgaactgggatctctacgccagcccttgcactttgcgccatgtgcgcttaacctgctgtgctactgcccagcccccctctactttttctcccttccttccttccttccttccttccttccttccttccttctttcctttctttcttcctttccctttctctccctctctttgaatATGCACTATTCATTAGATTCCATTATGAtctggcaagatagcttacttaggtagtacacttgctttgtcatgtgagggacccagatttgagcccagttcCTACCtttctgaaagaagctttggtgctgtagtatcttttctctttgtctctgtctgggggaaaagtcaacctggagcagtgaagctctagTTAAGGCAAATAAAACCAAAACCACAACATTACATTAATGTCAATGAAAAGTAATATAGGAAGGTTTCCACATAGCAGCTTAGGCATTTTGTtaactaataaaaacaaacaacacatcagttactattattatttttaagacaagagacagagaagcatcaAGGGAGAGAGAATTAATATTGTGCATATGAATGTAGTTGATGTAGCAATATGGCTTTTTTTTTGAGCCCTCACACTGAAATATTTTGGGGTGAAGTAACTTGTATCTACAGCTGTTTTTCAAATGACTGAAACAGAAAAACATCTCCAGCTATATCCCTGAAATAGAACTCCTTTCCTGCAGCACACCTAACATTTTACCATATATCATAACTCTCCCCACCAGCTTGGCCACTGGCAAAGGCTACCCTTCCTCTTCCCAACGCCTTGCCATAGAGCCCAGAGCCAGTAGAGGAGCGAATTGATACAGGTCCCTCTCCTGATACTAGAGTActgattcttttgttttttttaaaaaatatttatttattattccctttcattgcccttgttgttttattgttgtagttattattgatgttgttgttgttggataggacagagagaaatggagagaggaggggaagacagagagcgggagagacagacacctgcagacctgcttcaccacttgtgaagtgactcccctgcaggtggggagctggggcttgaaccaggattcttactctggtccttgtgctttgagccacgtgcgcttaacccgctgtgctactgcctgactccttagaGTACTGATTCTTGTCCCCTCCCTCTCTGAAAGCATGGTACTGAAGGCCTGGAGACTTAAGTTTGAGTCCCTGTGTCTTTGGGCAAGTTACTCCACCTTTTGGGTCTGTCATCCCAGGTTGCAGGGTTGTCTACATTCCTACCTGACCATGAACTTTGGTGGAAGAAGCTGTTTTTgaactcagactttttttttaaactcagatCTTACAGAGTACTGGGAGTTGGGGATTATTTGATAGTTTTAATGGTTTTCTgtggcaaaaaaaatgggaacaaaGATTTGTCCTCTGCATTTGCCCTTTCTTCAACTGGGTCCTGACCACCATTTGGGGGAAGAAGGGAACAAGCACAAATGGGTAATTGAATGTGCCCGTGGGAGAGAGGGAAGTGCTAAGGCCACTAACAGGAGCTGTGCTGCTGGGGCCTAGAGCCTCGATCTGGAAATAGAGAAGTATCTGGGAGCTAGTGGGGAGCATTATTTGGAAGACCGTGGCCTCACCTATCAGCCTCCACCCTCAGGCCCATGAGAGGTTGGAGGAGACGAAACTGGAGGCTGTGCGGGACAACAACCTGGAGCTGGTGCAGGAGATCCTGCGGGACCTGGCGCAGCTGGCTGAGCAGAGCAGCACCGCGGCCGAGCTGGCTCGTATCCTCCAGGAACCCCACTTCCAGGTTGGGGTGGATGCTGGGGCAGGTGCTAGAGGTGGGAtgggcagggagctgggtggaTAGAGACTGTAGTTCTCGctcctcttccctccaccctagTCCCTCCTGGAGACACATGACTCTGTGGCCTCGAAGACCTATGAGACACCTCCCCCAAGCCCTGGCCTGGACCCCACATTCAGCAACCAGCCAGTGCCTCCTGATGCAGTGCGCATGGTGGGCATCCGCAAGACTGCTGGAGAGCACCTGGTGAGGGAACTTGGCAGGGTGGGGGTCCGGGGAAGGGGACCTGCCGATGGCTCTGCCGTGAAGGTGTTAGGGCTCACCATGTGTGCCCTTGGTCCCCAGGGTGTGACATTCCGAGTagagggtggggagctggtgaTCGCACGCATCCTGCATGGGGGCATGGTGGCCCAGCAAGGCCTGCTGCACGTGGGCGACATCATCAAAGAGGTGAACGGGCAGCCGGTGGGCAGCGACCCCCGTGCGCTGCAGGAGCTTCTGCGCAGTGCCAGCGGCAGCGTCATCCTCAAGATCCTGCCCAGCTACCAGGAGCCCCACCTGCCCCGCCAGGTGAGGCCCAGGGATGGCTGTGTCCCCAGTGCCAGGGTCACAGGCTTTGAGGTACATTCAGATCGAGAGAGGAGGCAGGGCCTGCCACCCAAAGTTTCCCTCTGACTCAAGAGTCTGGACGCATGCATGCCGTCAGACCTGGGAACCTGTAAACATGTACAAGGGCTTCCTGAGCTTCTAGAGTGTACAGGAGAGTGTGAGTATAAAAGTGAGTGCCTTTGtaggtgctggtgtgtgtgtgtgtgtgtgtgtgtgtgtgtgtgtgtgtgtgtgtgtgtgtgtgtgtgtgtgtacacgtgcgcatgcgtgtgtgtgtgtgtgcatgcgtgcgcgtgcgcgcgcagAGTTAGGTTGTGGTATGTTCAGTGCCACTAGTTCCTGGGTGGTGGGCTGTGGACCACTTTCCTCCTCCTGTCGGCTTGGCTGTTAGAGCCTCTCCTCTGAAAGCCAGTGGTGGTGGGCAGAAGGACCTTTCATTAGGTGCCAGGGTTCTGCCTCTTCCCAAGTGATCCAGTCTTGGTGTGTAGGACTATGGTCCCGGGTTTGAGCTGATCCTCTGATATACCACCCCTCttagtgttatttatttagttagttttatttatttatttctagatgcAAAGGGAGATTGGTATCAGGAAGGCTGTCCAGGCAGGCCTGAAGGCATTAAGTCTCTACAGGGAGACCAGAAGGTCACTGAGCCATTACAGCacgacactttcatgcctgaggctccagaggctcTAAGTTCAATCTTTGGCGCCACCGcctgccagagttgagtagtgctctggtctctgtttctctttctctcataaaaatacataaaataacaatgaaaaaaaattttctggggtgaaggtggtacacctggttgaacatacatattaCCTTGTGCAgtaatctggattcaagcccctggcccccaactgcagggtgagaagcttcacaaatagtgaagcaggtctacaggtatctgtctatctctctccttctctgtcttcccctcccctctcaattcctctctgtctcatctaaaataaataaaatattaaaaataactattataactgaaaaaaaagCTTCTGGCAACAAGGGAGAATAGCTTAACTTGTTAGAGCACAGTGttagtatgcctgaggctccagtgtcccacattcaatccccagctccaccataagtcagagctaagcagtgctctggcctctccacCCCTTCTTATTAAAACaagtataaataatataaataaataaataaatttaataatttttgcacAGCCTGGGAGGTGTGGTAGATAGTATATTGGACTCATGAGGGTGAGGTACttagttcagtccttggcattgcatgtaccagaaagtgatgctctggtttttctcactctcattaataagtaaatggaaataaaactctttttttaaaacagttttattTACTAACAAGAAAAAGAGAGGTAGAGTTTATGCATTGTGTCATCCCTCTGGGCTGCAGACATAAATCTTATTAACAATAAAAAGCCTCTTGAGGGGCAGTGCTAAGGCCTGTCTACAGGAGGTGACTCTGACCACTGGCCCAGGTATTTGTGAAATGCCACTTTGACTATGACCCAGCCCGAGACAGCCTCATCCCATGCAAGGAGGCAGGTCTGCGCTTCAATGCCGGGGATTTACTACAGATCGTGAACCAGGATGATGCCAACTGGTGGCAGGTGAGTGCTGGGTACTCGTGGGCGGTCTCCCaggtgtggtgtgggggatgtgaGGGCTGGGGGAAGGTGTGCGCTCACGTGTGTGGGTCTTTGCAATGTGTGCCTCAGGCATGCCATGTGGAAGGGGGCAGCGCTGGCCTCATCCCCAGCCAGCTGCTGGAGGAGAAGCGGAAAGCCTTTGTCAAGCGTGACCTGGAGCTGACACCCAACACAGGTAtaaggcccccccacccccaatctggtATTTGAGGGGATCTGCCTGACCTCACTCACCAATCTCCCTGTGGCCAGGGACCCTCTGTGGCAGCctttcaggaaagaaaaagaagcgcATGATGTATCTGACCACTAAGAATGCAGGTGGGTGTTGGAGGGCCCCCTTCCTCTTTAGCAGAATGCACTTgttacaccccccaccccatgacttGTGAGTGTGTTTTCCTGGTGCTGCAACTAATCCCTAGGCTCAGTCCAGTCTTACTGCTGATGACACACCCCTGCTCTCCTACCCTTGGCCTCCCTGGGAactccaccccatcccaccccctgcctTGCCTGGTGAGCAGCACCATCTTTCTGTGCCTAGAGTTTGACCGCCACGAATTGCTCATCTATGAGGAGGTGGCCCGCATGCCCCCCTTCGGCCGGAAAACCCTGGTGCTGATTGGGGCTCAGGGTGTGGGCCGGCGCAGCCTGAAGAACAAGCTCATCATGTGGAATCCAGATCGTTATGGCACCACGGTACCCTGTGAGTGCGGGCTGTGTCTAGTGGGTGGGGCCAGGGAGGAGAGCCTGCCCTGGGTACCTGGATTGTGTTCACTGGGCATCTGTGGGCACAGCAGGTCAAAGCGTACTTTTGGGTGtgcagtgtggtgtgtgtgtgtcctctgctggtgtgtgtgtgtgtgtgtgtgtgtgtaaactgcAGAACTGCAAACTGACAGGGCTAAGGCCCTATCCCCAGAGTCCTTGGTcagctcctctttccttctcttatgTTTCAGTTGCTAAAAATCTAGGGACCCATGTGGAGCTGGGCTGTGAGCTGCATGTGGCCTTGTGGAAAACAGGGCCTCTAGGTGACAGAACCAGCTAAGATGGTGGAAGTTCCTGGTTCCTGGAGGCAGGAACTTGAATGCTGCTCTCCAACCACCCCATGTCCCCAGGCTGACTTGCCTTGCTGTGTGATTTTAGGCTGCTACTGTATTCTCTGGGCCTCTCTCTTATCTGAATGTCCTCTCAGGATGAATGGCTGTGTGGTGTGCTGTGCATGTGTCTGTGCTGTGGCCATATGTGTAAGAAGGCAAAGATGAGGGCCAGGCTGCACCCTCAGGCTACAGGTCACACAAGAATGTGTGTCTGGAATGACGTGGCCTGTCTGTACTCACTGCCCCTCTGCTCTTCAGACACCTCTCGGCGGCCCAAGGACTCAGAGAGGGAAGGCCAGGGGTACAGCTTTGTGTCCCGCTCCGAGATGGAGGCTGACATTCGTGCTGGGTGCTACCTGGAACATGGCGAGTATGAGGGCAACCTGTACGGCACCCGCATTGATTCTATCCGGGGAGTGGTTGCAGCTGGCAAGGTGTGCGTACTGGACGTCAACCCCCAGGTACCACCCAGCCAGGTCTCCTCTCTGTCATTCTGCTTCCCACCCCCAAACCAGACTCCTGTATCTATGGCAAGTACTTTTCTCCCAAGCACCTCCACAGAACCTCTCAACTGCTTCTAGGGACCAGCCACCTGAAATTTTTCTCAACTTCTCAGAAGCCCCCAATTCTCCTTGTCTCCTCCAGTGACCCAGACCCTAGTTACCTGCAGCAGTTCCGCCCCCAAGACTTGCTAGGACACGTCCTAGACCCCcatgtatcctttctttatccaccCCCACGTGCCATGCCAGCTGCCCCGACTCTGGTTCTCAGGTGTCCACAGGGATATGCTCcccaccctcctctcctcttcccgcAGGCAGTAAAGGTGCTGAGAACGGCCGAGTTTGTCCCTTATGTGGTGTTCATCGAGGCCCCTGACTATGAGACCCTGCGGGCCATGAACCGGGCTGCCCTGGAGAGTGGGGTGTCCACCAAGCAGCTCACGGTGAGGAGTCTCTGGGATGTAGTGGGAGGGACCTGTAGGGGTGGTGGGGTGACCAAAACAAATGAAGAGAAGAAGCTAGTGTCAAGAAAGGGAAGAGGTCCCCAGCCAAGGCACTGAAggagtctctctgcctcactgcttCTCTGTCactgttgagagagaaagagaaggggagaaagagaatgagggagaaagagagaaaaggagaaggaagaggaggtgcaggaggatgaggaggaggaggaacaggagggggaggaggaggtaagtGCCCTGGAGTTAGTCAGGGACACTGCTAGCTGCAGGCATGGGAGCTAGTGACTCCAGGACCTCTGCTCAGTCCACTCTGCAGGGAGAGAATGCTGAGCAAGGAGTTTAGAGGACCAGTGGGAGATCAGGGGCTGAACTGGTCCTGATGGGTGAGGTGGGCTGAGGGCTGTTTACACCTGAATgaaggctgaagggaggaaacCAGGGGCTGGAAGGCTAACTGGAAGGAGTTAGGAAGAAGAGGCTTCCAGTGAGGTATTGAATGATACTGGCTAGGAGCCCTCCTCTTGGAAGTGTAGTTTGCAGAATTCTTAGCTCAGGTGTCCCTCTGTTGGCTACACTTAGTTCTGCAGCAGCTAACTGGTCCCAGGTCAGAGCCGCTGTCAGCTGGAGGATGTCTGGTCTGGGCTCCCCTTTGCTGCTGGTCCTTGGCCCCTGATACAGCAGACCGTAACCCCTGGAACACAGAGAACAGCCAGGCCAGCCTAGAGCTCCTTCCAGCTAGCTTCAAATAGACCTGTGAGGGCAAATCGCCTCAGGCACTCGTGGGATACTCAGGATGGAAGGTGCATTTTGGGCTGCTGGGATGAGGGGACCAGTCAGACCGGAGGCAGCACTGCCTTTGGTTCCAGGTGGACCTCATTCAACATCTGAGTGGCTATGTGACCTTGTCCCACAATTTCCTCAGCTGTGATGTGTCGTCAGGGATCTCAGGCAGCCATTGGGAGGGTGAAGTGGGAAGGCCTCAGTGACATGCTCAGCACCCACTAAGGCTGTTTCCTCCTGCTTTCCCTTTTATCAGCTGTCTGTGGCTACAGGAGGACCGCCCTGGGACAGGTGCTACAGGCTCCCTAGCTGGGCAGTTTGTGCCTCTGTGCttaggctctggggaaggggctAGATAGCTGTAGACCCTACTGCTGGGGGCCACTGACCAGTCAGCTCTCCCCTGTGCTGGGCAGGAGGCAGACCTGAGGCGGACCGTGGAGGAGAGCAGCCGCATCCAGAGGGGCTACGAGCACTACTTTGACCTCAGCCTAGTCAACAGCAACTTGGAGAGGACCTTCCGGGAGCTGCAGGCCGCCATGGAGAAGCTGCGAACAGAGCCCCAGTGGGTGCCTGTCAGCTGGGTGTACTGAACCTGCTTACccaccctgaccccaccccctttggGCTGTGACCTAGAACCCTAGTCTGTCCCCTGCCCTCATGGTGCCCCCAGCCACCCTCCTCAGCTCCCGTCCCTGGCACTCCAGTGCTCCCTGGTAATGGCTGCTCCCAGGCCTGATGCTGGCTCAAAGTAGGAAGCATGCACTgccagggagttgggggctcatgGGGCACCTCTGTGCCCAGGTGCTGCCAATTCTCTGTGACACCAAGAGGTCACAGCCAGCTGTCTAGACTGTGGCACAGGACTCTGTGTCAGAATCACCTCCCTACAGCTCAGTTCAGAGAAGTGAGTAACTGCTAaggaatatggggggggggtcactgtccCCCGTCTCTCTGCAGCTACCTTCCCTCCTCTGCACCagctgtacccaccctgtgccgGGGCTCCCTGACCTCTGTCCTCTGTGTGGGCCTTTGGCTGTTTCCATGTAACTGAGGGAGCATATGGTCCCCAGCAGCCAGGCCAGCCCTATGGTGGTGCCAGCCTGGTACCACTGCATTCTCTGGTTGTCTCAGTTGGGGGGGCGGTGCTTCTTTCTGCTCCCTCAGAATGGGATGGGGTCCCTTGGGTGGACACTTCCCTGTtgtcccccctccacacacacacacacagcttctcACTGCCGAAGTCTCCCCACAGACTTCCCCGATGCTTCCTAACTGCCTGTTCTGCCCTTGGCAGGGGACCCTGAGCTCAGTCCAGGTAGGGGTGGGCCAGAAGTTGAACCCTGCAACCAGGAGCTTCCTACTATTGACCAAAAGGCTCCAGTGATGGGAACACATTTGGGTTCCCTATCCCTGACACTGTCCCCTTTGGTCTGCTTTCTAGCTGAATCCAGTCAGCTTGCTGGCATCAGAACTtccctggggagtggggggctgtgGGGTGCAGAGGGCACTTTGTGAGTTGTGGCAGATGGAGTATGGGCTTGGAGGTTTGCTCTTTAGCAGGCTCCTTGTTGCAGCCTTCCAGGGGCTCCATCACTGCTGGAGCCTGCAGCTTCCTGGCATACACGGTGCCTGGCCCCACCTCTGCCTCTAGCATGTGTGTCAGAATTGGTTTGGGGGGAAGGGAAGCCAAGGGATAATTTGCTCTGAGGGTTACTTTTTAAGGGCCCTATTTTGGTCCACATTAGACGATTCTAAGAGTCTTGACCAGCCCTTCCAATTTTCCAATTGTCTCCTTGCTCTAAAGGCCACCCTCCAGCCCTCAAGGAAGAATCCCTTTTCGGGAGAGAATGCTATACTAGACTTCCCCAgtcatctccctatctcccacttatCCTTCTTTGTGATCCTTTCTGGggtgagctggtccttgcaggtGCGTCCCCCCGTGTCCCTCCGTCATGCTCCCCAGTTCTCCTAAGTGTCTAGTGTGTCTTCGCTGAAGTGTCAGCCCTGGCTGGCCCCTCAACCACTGTGTGCCCATTTcctagggaaggggagggagaagaaacaGAATATTTATTACAAagttagaaaaatatatttattatagtaGGGAACCTTGTTTGCATTTGCATATGATATGCAAATGAGACACAAAGGTCAAGCCTGCTCCCACCTCATCTGCATAGAGCTGCTACCACTATGCAGCCTTCTTTATACTCTTTTCCCATTTCGTCTGTCTTCTTTTTATCTTCAACTCCGCTCTCCCTTACATCACTCTCATTCTCAGAGGGGCCTGGGAGCAGGGAAGTAACAGGGTGTGT
Above is a window of Erinaceus europaeus chromosome 12, mEriEur2.1, whole genome shotgun sequence DNA encoding:
- the MPP2 gene encoding MAGUK p55 subfamily member 2 isoform X3, producing the protein MPVAATNSESAMQQVLDNLGSLPNATGAAELDLIFLRGIMESPIVRSLAKAHERLEETKLEAVRDNNLELVQEILRDLAQLAEQSSTAAELARILQEPHFQSLLETHDSVASKTYETPPPSPGLDPTFSNQPVPPDAVRMVGIRKTAGEHLGVTFRVEGGELVIARILHGGMVAQQGLLHVGDIIKEVNGQPVGSDPRALQELLRSASGSVILKILPSYQEPHLPRQVFVKCHFDYDPARDSLIPCKEAGLRFNAGDLLQIVNQDDANWWQACHVEGGSAGLIPSQLLEEKRKAFVKRDLELTPNTGTLCGSLSGKKKKRMMYLTTKNAEFDRHELLIYEEVARMPPFGRKTLVLIGAQGVGRRSLKNKLIMWNPDRYGTTVPYTSRRPKDSEREGQGYSFVSRSEMEADIRAGCYLEHGEYEGNLYGTRIDSIRGVVAAGKVCVLDVNPQAVKVLRTAEFVPYVVFIEAPDYETLRAMNRAALESGVSTKQLTEADLRRTVEESSRIQRGYEHYFDLSLVNSNLERTFRELQAAMEKLRTEPQWVPVSWVY
- the MPP2 gene encoding MAGUK p55 subfamily member 2 isoform X2, which codes for MAGSPGSGASLEGISLGSSEEAELRREAMQQVLDNLGSLPNATGAAELDLIFLRGIMESPIVRSLAKAHERLEETKLEAVRDNNLELVQEILRDLAQLAEQSSTAAELARILQEPHFQSLLETHDSVASKTYETPPPSPGLDPTFSNQPVPPDAVRMVGIRKTAGEHLGVTFRVEGGELVIARILHGGMVAQQGLLHVGDIIKEVNGQPVGSDPRALQELLRSASGSVILKILPSYQEPHLPRQVFVKCHFDYDPARDSLIPCKEAGLRFNAGDLLQIVNQDDANWWQACHVEGGSAGLIPSQLLEEKRKAFVKRDLELTPNTGTLCGSLSGKKKKRMMYLTTKNAEFDRHELLIYEEVARMPPFGRKTLVLIGAQGVGRRSLKNKLIMWNPDRYGTTVPYTSRRPKDSEREGQGYSFVSRSEMEADIRAGCYLEHGEYEGNLYGTRIDSIRGVVAAGKVCVLDVNPQAVKVLRTAEFVPYVVFIEAPDYETLRAMNRAALESGVSTKQLTEADLRRTVEESSRIQRGYEHYFDLSLVNSNLERTFRELQAAMEKLRTEPQWVPVSWVY
- the MPP2 gene encoding MAGUK p55 subfamily member 2 isoform X1; this translates as MVVPGIESGTSELQERHCRALLDLTMPVAATNSESAMQQVLDNLGSLPNATGAAELDLIFLRGIMESPIVRSLAKAHERLEETKLEAVRDNNLELVQEILRDLAQLAEQSSTAAELARILQEPHFQSLLETHDSVASKTYETPPPSPGLDPTFSNQPVPPDAVRMVGIRKTAGEHLGVTFRVEGGELVIARILHGGMVAQQGLLHVGDIIKEVNGQPVGSDPRALQELLRSASGSVILKILPSYQEPHLPRQVFVKCHFDYDPARDSLIPCKEAGLRFNAGDLLQIVNQDDANWWQACHVEGGSAGLIPSQLLEEKRKAFVKRDLELTPNTGTLCGSLSGKKKKRMMYLTTKNAEFDRHELLIYEEVARMPPFGRKTLVLIGAQGVGRRSLKNKLIMWNPDRYGTTVPYTSRRPKDSEREGQGYSFVSRSEMEADIRAGCYLEHGEYEGNLYGTRIDSIRGVVAAGKVCVLDVNPQAVKVLRTAEFVPYVVFIEAPDYETLRAMNRAALESGVSTKQLTEADLRRTVEESSRIQRGYEHYFDLSLVNSNLERTFRELQAAMEKLRTEPQWVPVSWVY